In Nitrosospira briensis C-128, a genomic segment contains:
- a CDS encoding SDR family oxidoreductase, translated as MNQPYKDTPFDLTDRVVLISGATGLLGKEFALAAASAGAHLVLGDLKRENLESLKSEIASVYPNTKTWIQVLDVTDTDSCRSIVQLCEIQFNRIDAVIHSAAIDPKFERGSDTTSFSKFTKFPKELWQSSLDVNLTGAFLFTQTACEVMEKSGKGSIIFLGSNYGLVGPDQRIYKKAGQENQTYKPAVYSVCKAGLLGLTKFLAAYYMNTAIRVNLLTPSGVWNQHDDEFIKNYSSRTILGRMSEKNEYRGAAIFLASDASSYMTGANLVMDGGWTAL; from the coding sequence ATGAATCAACCATACAAAGATACGCCCTTTGATCTTACCGATCGCGTGGTGCTCATCAGTGGAGCCACCGGTCTGCTCGGAAAAGAATTTGCTCTCGCCGCCGCTTCGGCTGGTGCCCATTTAGTACTGGGAGATTTAAAGAGAGAAAATCTCGAATCTCTAAAAAGCGAAATTGCTTCTGTTTATCCAAATACGAAAACATGGATCCAGGTCCTGGATGTGACCGACACCGATTCTTGCCGGTCCATTGTCCAGTTATGCGAAATTCAGTTCAATCGAATCGATGCTGTTATCCACAGCGCCGCTATTGATCCGAAATTTGAACGGGGTTCCGACACCACCTCTTTTTCCAAATTTACCAAGTTTCCAAAAGAACTTTGGCAATCCTCTCTGGATGTCAATTTAACGGGTGCTTTTTTATTTACCCAGACTGCATGCGAGGTAATGGAAAAATCAGGGAAGGGATCCATTATTTTTTTGGGATCCAATTACGGACTTGTGGGGCCGGATCAACGTATTTATAAAAAAGCAGGTCAAGAAAACCAGACATACAAGCCCGCCGTTTATTCCGTTTGCAAAGCGGGTCTGTTGGGATTGACGAAGTTTTTAGCGGCTTATTATATGAATACCGCCATACGGGTGAACCTTCTCACGCCTAGTGGAGTCTGGAATCAACATGATGATGAGTTTATTAAAAACTATTCATCCCGTACTATCCTGGGCCGCATGTCAGAAAAAAACGAATACCGTGGAGCCGCTATTTTTCTAGCCTCGGATGCTTCGAGCTATATGACTGGAGCAAACCTGGTCATGGATGGAGGATGGACTGCACTATGA
- a CDS encoding 2,3-bisphosphoglycerate-dependent phosphoglycerate mutase, with amino-acid sequence MTQLVLLRHGESISNREGCFTGWNDVALTPRGEQEAEQAGRLLREAGYKFDICFTSELQRATETLRIVLKAMEVDELAVQRSWRLNERHYGALEGIDPLKAIRKFGVWPILGSQLRFDARPPPLDPCDARFPGNQQRYSNIDRQELPLAESMQQALLRVLPYWEEVILPEIRHGKRVLIVAHKHILRALVMQLDDLSIVQLIRLSIATGRPLVYELDDKLNPVRHYYADRQAGLVK; translated from the coding sequence ATGACACAACTCGTTCTGTTGCGGCACGGGGAAAGTATCTCGAACCGGGAGGGGTGTTTTACCGGCTGGAATGATGTTGCCCTGACGCCACGAGGTGAACAGGAAGCCGAGCAAGCTGGCCGTCTGCTCAGGGAGGCGGGATATAAGTTCGATATATGTTTTACCTCGGAACTCCAGCGGGCTACGGAGACGCTGCGTATCGTATTAAAAGCGATGGAGGTCGATGAATTGGCCGTACAGCGGAGCTGGCGTTTAAACGAACGACACTATGGCGCGCTGGAAGGGATCGATCCCCTGAAGGCGATCAGGAAATTTGGTGTCTGGCCCATCCTCGGCTCCCAGCTGCGGTTTGATGCACGGCCGCCGCCGCTCGACCCCTGTGATGCGCGGTTTCCGGGAAATCAGCAGCGTTACTCGAATATCGACAGGCAGGAATTGCCCCTTGCTGAGAGCATGCAGCAAGCCCTTTTGCGGGTGCTACCCTACTGGGAGGAGGTAATTCTGCCGGAAATTCGACACGGAAAGCGGGTTCTCATCGTAGCTCACAAGCATATTTTGCGTGCACTAGTGATGCAACTGGACGATTTGTCCATCGTCCAGCTAATAAGGCTATCCATCGCCACAGGGCGACCGCTGGTATACGAACTTGACGATAAGCTGAATCCCGTCCGACATTACTATGCTGATCGCCAGGCCGGCCTTGTAAAATAA
- a CDS encoding NAD-dependent epimerase/dehydratase family protein produces MPSEIAIVYGASGFLGSHVADALSNAGYRVRLFDRRPSIYQRPDQEMVIGDIMNLDEVTKAAEGAHVVYNFAAIADIDEANDKPLATATINVLGNMHALEAARLAGARRFVFASTIYVYSESGSFYRASKQAAERFIETYHERYGLDYSILRYGSLYGRRADARNGIYRMLHEAVDRHSITYHGSGEAIREYIHVEDAARMSVQVLAPEFANRHLILTGQERLRIKDVMTMISEIMPWKIELHFDQARAGHHYEVTPYAFQPRIGRKLVLNEHVDLGQGLLDCLRDIHRTMHHSGEDDEATPLASDNKA; encoded by the coding sequence ATGCCTAGCGAAATTGCGATCGTGTATGGCGCCAGCGGCTTCCTCGGAAGCCATGTAGCCGATGCGTTGTCCAACGCCGGCTATCGTGTGCGCTTGTTTGATCGTCGCCCATCGATTTATCAGCGTCCCGATCAGGAAATGGTCATCGGTGACATCATGAACCTGGATGAAGTGACGAAAGCGGCTGAGGGTGCTCATGTCGTTTATAATTTTGCTGCCATTGCGGATATCGATGAAGCCAACGATAAACCCCTGGCGACCGCCACGATTAACGTATTAGGTAATATGCACGCACTGGAAGCGGCACGTCTTGCCGGAGCGCGCCGATTTGTTTTTGCCAGCACTATTTATGTCTATTCCGAGTCTGGTTCTTTTTATCGTGCCAGCAAGCAGGCGGCAGAACGCTTCATTGAAACTTATCATGAGCGCTATGGGCTGGACTATAGCATTTTACGCTATGGATCGTTGTATGGCAGGCGTGCTGACGCACGTAACGGAATCTACCGTATGCTACACGAAGCGGTGGACCGTCATTCCATAACGTACCATGGTAGCGGTGAGGCAATCCGCGAATACATCCATGTTGAAGATGCAGCGCGCATGAGTGTCCAGGTGCTGGCGCCAGAGTTTGCCAATCGTCATTTGATCTTGACCGGACAGGAGCGGTTACGCATCAAGGACGTCATGACCATGATTTCTGAAATCATGCCCTGGAAGATCGAATTACATTTCGACCAGGCGCGTGCGGGGCACCATTACGAGGTGACTCCTTATGCTTTTCAACCCCGTATTGGCCGTAAATTGGTACTCAACGAACATGTCGATCTGGGTCAGGGTTTACTGGATTGTTTGCGGGATATCCACAGAACCATGCACCACTCCGGTGAAGATGACGAAGCGACGCCTTTGGCATCCGACAATAAAGCATGA
- a CDS encoding phospholipase D-like domain-containing protein produces the protein MEKKRSFEIYFGGPDQPPGYLRDILEEHIAAVPSGGSIDWVTYYFRDLRLAEAIIQAYKRGVKVTVTLAGKPRVPDANDAVIARLSAPDGLAEGLRVVTLPGVPAPPGKSWKPQLHEKLYCFSHPKPIAFIGSFNPSGNVPEEKPEIIRKIGDQDRGHNVLVGLVDPHLVGGLIKHARQLNRVPPGLLYRFSAHANLAISNVDTTIYFWPRMRTHPVVEFLSQVGGTARVRIVASHIRTERAADVMIELANRGAALEIFADSTFRRVTAKVEQRLSAARIQFKRIRNPEHLPMHLKFVLVEEHEKVWSFFGSFNWTKPSFWLNHEIAAISSDPILFKAFADRCNMLE, from the coding sequence GTGGAGAAAAAGCGTTCTTTCGAGATATATTTTGGCGGCCCCGACCAGCCTCCAGGTTACCTGCGCGATATATTGGAGGAGCATATTGCCGCGGTTCCGTCCGGCGGATCCATCGACTGGGTTACCTATTATTTTCGTGACCTGCGGCTCGCGGAAGCGATCATTCAAGCTTATAAACGCGGCGTCAAGGTTACCGTAACGCTAGCAGGCAAACCGCGGGTTCCCGATGCCAATGATGCTGTAATAGCAAGGCTTTCCGCACCCGATGGACTGGCTGAAGGACTTCGTGTTGTTACCCTCCCCGGTGTACCCGCACCGCCAGGGAAATCGTGGAAACCGCAATTACACGAAAAACTCTACTGCTTTTCGCACCCGAAGCCCATAGCGTTTATCGGCTCTTTCAATCCATCAGGAAACGTACCGGAGGAAAAGCCGGAGATCATCCGGAAAATAGGTGACCAGGACCGGGGACACAATGTGCTTGTCGGACTCGTCGATCCACATCTTGTTGGCGGATTGATAAAACACGCTCGACAGCTGAATCGGGTACCGCCAGGGTTACTTTACCGGTTTTCTGCCCATGCAAATCTGGCGATCAGCAACGTTGACACAACTATCTACTTCTGGCCCCGGATGCGCACGCACCCGGTGGTGGAGTTCTTGAGCCAGGTTGGCGGCACTGCGCGCGTCCGCATAGTTGCATCGCACATCAGAACAGAGCGCGCCGCCGATGTCATGATTGAGCTCGCCAATCGAGGGGCGGCACTGGAGATATTTGCAGATTCAACCTTCAGGCGCGTCACTGCGAAGGTAGAACAACGGCTCTCGGCCGCCAGGATCCAGTTCAAGCGAATCAGAAATCCCGAGCATCTTCCGATGCACCTCAAGTTCGTGCTGGTAGAAGAGCATGAGAAGGTATGGTCCTTTTTTGGTAGTTTCAATTGGACCAAACCATCATTCTGGCTCAACCATGAAATTGCCGCTATTTCAAGCGACCCCATACTTTTCAAGGCCTTCGCCGACCGATGTAATATGTTGGAATGA
- a CDS encoding phosphocholine cytidylyltransferase family protein, with amino-acid sequence MTGSKEKKPKTIILGAGQGRRLLPLTENMPKCLLPVSDKSIIERQIDALLAAGIEEITVVTGFQSSLVEAQLQRRYANHTQVGTIFNPFFEVADNLASCWIARSVMDSDFLLLNGDTVFDEAVLAQVLSSDPAPITLGVDYKSAYDADDMKVQLDERGWVKHVSKTLSAAQTDAESIGLIFFRDRGPQLFRSAVENALRHQAALKFWYLNIIDGLADKQVVKACSVSGHIWCEIDFAADLVRAEALFAETKGNGIPQSPSIQAELITDE; translated from the coding sequence ATGACGGGCAGTAAAGAAAAAAAGCCTAAGACGATTATTCTTGGCGCCGGCCAGGGACGGCGGCTGTTGCCGCTGACTGAAAACATGCCGAAATGTCTTTTGCCGGTCTCGGACAAATCCATTATTGAGCGGCAGATTGATGCCTTACTGGCAGCGGGCATAGAAGAAATCACTGTTGTCACCGGTTTTCAGTCCAGCCTGGTTGAAGCTCAATTGCAACGGCGTTACGCAAATCACACGCAGGTCGGTACGATTTTTAATCCGTTCTTTGAGGTTGCCGATAACCTGGCCAGTTGCTGGATTGCACGTTCTGTGATGGATAGCGATTTTCTGCTCCTGAACGGGGATACTGTTTTTGATGAGGCTGTGCTGGCGCAGGTGCTGAGCTCGGATCCCGCTCCCATTACCCTGGGGGTGGATTACAAATCCGCTTATGATGCGGACGACATGAAAGTCCAGCTGGATGAAAGAGGATGGGTCAAGCACGTGAGCAAAACTTTATCCGCGGCTCAAACCGACGCCGAGTCCATCGGTCTTATTTTTTTTCGGGATCGTGGACCGCAATTGTTCCGCAGCGCGGTCGAGAATGCACTTCGGCATCAAGCTGCGCTTAAATTCTGGTATCTGAACATCATTGACGGCCTGGCCGATAAACAAGTGGTGAAGGCTTGTTCCGTATCCGGGCATATTTGGTGTGAAATTGATTTCGCCGCGGATCTGGTACGGGCTGAAGCGCTTTTCGCCGAAACGAAGGGGAATGGAATCCCGCAGAGCCCATCTATACAAGCTGAACTTATTACGGATGAATAG
- a CDS encoding glycosyltransferase family 39 protein, giving the protein MAQVSIVIPTFNEADNIDPLLTRLYELDLPAEDVEIIVVDDNSSDGTPAKVRAWEKRANVRLIERREKPGLTRSILAGAAAARGNIIVVMDAGLSYPPERLPALIAPILAGSCDIAIGSRYVAGGSTEGEPLPRRWLSRLANWLARPLCDVNDATSGYFAFRRELAATIAEPAHGHELLLELLMAGQGKLRVVEVPIRVRHGTHRTHGTSRLSVRPQWAYLQRLMTLAGGTVPVGAAGRFAAVGLLSVAIDALLFQFLMSRGSGLALAHIMSFFTAAAVNYSLHSGRSFRDHAGDLRWNQLGRALTVGMFALLMRGGVLALLIDGWHLPPFLAIFPAIAATAVINYFGTAFYVFPVSVNPPSPEVRWRVASIGIVAFAVLLRLIYLGTAELIPDEAYYWAYAEHMDLSFYDHPPMVAWLIWLGTAIFGNSEFGVRIGSFCCGLITMAYLYALARNLYDKSTAMRAVMLLAVLPFYFATGMVATADAPLVAAWAATLYYMERALIADERSAWLGMGIAFGLGILSKYTLGLLGPAALLFVILDPASRRWLRRPHAYLAAALALLLFSPVIIWNFQHDWASITFQSSRVQGVGDNQFSVHELFLHLMVLLTPVGLLAAAMALWPRTERDSNTYVRRRRLFVGVFTGVPLSVFLILSIFDSQRFHWAGPLWLAVLPTMAWMMGQAGDLSTTARRVKAAWKPAIMICLLLYGFVLHYVVLGIPGIPYKFLSERYFWREATSEVEQIVAEVRQQTGQKPIVVGMSKWSVAAPLSFYNRGDEPMEIRSRNMFGDSGAMYDFWYPSESPTTRPIIMVGIWRRDLEHTTKIHDIDRMLLQPGPIQERVVMREGKPLRQVHYRIARGYLGKNP; this is encoded by the coding sequence TTGGCGCAAGTTTCCATAGTGATCCCCACGTTCAACGAGGCCGACAACATCGACCCCTTGCTGACGCGCCTGTACGAGCTTGACCTGCCGGCGGAGGACGTCGAGATCATTGTTGTTGACGACAACTCGAGCGACGGCACGCCCGCCAAAGTGCGTGCCTGGGAAAAACGGGCGAATGTACGGCTGATCGAACGTCGGGAAAAACCCGGTCTCACCCGGTCCATCCTGGCCGGCGCGGCAGCGGCACGCGGGAATATCATCGTCGTGATGGATGCAGGCCTGAGCTACCCGCCGGAACGGTTGCCCGCCCTGATTGCCCCCATACTGGCAGGAAGCTGCGACATCGCCATCGGCAGTCGCTACGTAGCGGGCGGCAGCACCGAAGGAGAGCCCCTGCCGCGCCGATGGCTCTCGCGCCTCGCCAACTGGCTTGCCCGCCCCCTCTGCGACGTAAACGACGCCACCTCGGGATATTTCGCCTTCCGGCGGGAACTGGCCGCCACCATTGCCGAACCCGCACACGGCCATGAACTCCTGCTCGAACTGCTCATGGCCGGCCAAGGCAAACTCAGGGTCGTGGAAGTGCCCATCCGCGTTCGTCATGGCACCCATCGCACCCACGGCACCTCCAGATTATCAGTCCGCCCGCAGTGGGCCTACCTGCAACGCCTCATGACCCTGGCCGGCGGTACCGTCCCGGTCGGTGCCGCCGGCCGCTTTGCCGCAGTCGGATTGTTGAGCGTCGCCATAGACGCGCTGTTGTTTCAATTCCTCATGAGCCGTGGTTCCGGGCTCGCCCTGGCGCACATCATGAGCTTCTTCACCGCCGCAGCGGTGAATTACTCACTCCATTCCGGAAGATCATTCCGCGATCATGCAGGCGACCTGCGGTGGAATCAATTGGGCCGCGCCCTCACCGTAGGCATGTTTGCGTTACTGATGCGCGGCGGCGTACTGGCCCTGCTGATCGATGGCTGGCACCTGCCCCCGTTTCTGGCCATCTTCCCGGCCATCGCCGCAACGGCCGTCATCAACTACTTCGGCACCGCATTCTACGTATTTCCCGTCAGCGTGAATCCGCCCTCGCCGGAAGTGCGCTGGCGGGTCGCATCGATTGGAATCGTTGCCTTTGCCGTCCTGCTGCGCCTGATCTATCTGGGCACAGCCGAACTGATTCCCGACGAAGCTTACTACTGGGCCTATGCCGAGCACATGGACCTGAGTTTTTATGATCACCCGCCCATGGTGGCCTGGCTGATCTGGCTTGGCACCGCGATCTTCGGCAACAGCGAGTTCGGAGTCCGGATCGGCTCGTTTTGCTGTGGCCTGATAACGATGGCTTATTTGTATGCGCTGGCACGCAATCTGTACGATAAGTCGACCGCTATGCGCGCGGTGATGCTGCTGGCGGTGTTGCCGTTTTACTTTGCCACTGGCATGGTGGCGACAGCGGATGCACCGCTGGTGGCTGCCTGGGCTGCCACGCTCTACTATATGGAGCGCGCATTGATAGCCGATGAGCGTTCGGCCTGGCTGGGCATGGGTATTGCATTCGGCCTGGGCATCCTGTCGAAATACACGCTGGGCCTCCTGGGTCCAGCGGCGCTGCTGTTTGTGATCCTGGACCCCGCTTCGCGCCGCTGGCTGCGCCGTCCACATGCCTACCTGGCCGCCGCACTTGCGCTACTGCTGTTTTCTCCCGTGATCATCTGGAATTTCCAGCACGACTGGGCGTCGATTACCTTTCAGTCAAGCCGGGTCCAGGGGGTAGGTGATAATCAATTCTCGGTCCATGAATTATTTCTCCATCTCATGGTCCTGTTGACGCCGGTGGGCTTGCTTGCTGCAGCCATGGCGTTGTGGCCGAGGACCGAACGTGACTCCAACACCTATGTACGCAGGCGCCGCCTGTTCGTGGGGGTGTTCACCGGCGTGCCACTGTCAGTGTTCTTGATTCTCAGTATTTTCGATTCGCAACGGTTCCACTGGGCCGGTCCGTTATGGCTCGCGGTGCTGCCAACGATGGCGTGGATGATGGGCCAAGCGGGCGATCTCAGCACCACCGCACGCCGTGTGAAGGCAGCCTGGAAGCCGGCCATCATGATCTGCCTGCTTCTCTACGGATTCGTACTGCACTATGTGGTGCTCGGCATCCCCGGGATTCCCTACAAGTTTTTGTCCGAACGTTATTTCTGGCGCGAAGCCACAAGTGAGGTCGAGCAGATTGTAGCGGAGGTTCGACAACAGACTGGGCAAAAGCCCATTGTAGTGGGCATGAGCAAATGGTCGGTGGCTGCGCCCTTGTCTTTTTACAATCGCGGCGATGAGCCTATGGAGATACGCTCGCGCAATATGTTTGGTGATAGCGGTGCCATGTATGATTTCTGGTATCCATCGGAATCACCCACCACCAGGCCAATCATCATGGTGGGCATATGGCGCCGCGATCTCGAGCATACCACGAAAATACATGATATTGACCGGATGCTCTTACAACCCGGTCCGATACAGGAGCGAGTGGTCATGCGCGAAGGCAAACCGCTGCGGCAGGTGCATTACCGCATTGCGCGGGGGTATTTGGGTAAAAATCCTTGA
- a CDS encoding HAD family hydrolase has protein sequence MSTAAWQAIIFDFDGVVVESGEIKTQAFGDLYRGYGETVMAAVMQYHSLHGGMSRYHKFRYFQEHLLEKSPLTPDEEQELDRRFSELVVEAVIASDAVPGATELIRKEAKRIPLFVASGTPEAELNTIVIRRGLASYFTAVCGSPTPKQKLIADILSSHALLPERVLMIGDALIDYQSAQLNNVAFLGRVRPGDKNPFPAHVDILPDLSPLLT, from the coding sequence ATGAGCACAGCGGCATGGCAAGCCATCATTTTCGATTTCGATGGTGTTGTGGTCGAATCCGGTGAAATCAAGACGCAAGCTTTTGGCGATCTCTATCGAGGCTACGGGGAAACAGTCATGGCTGCGGTGATGCAGTATCACAGCTTGCATGGAGGCATGTCGCGCTATCACAAATTTCGTTATTTTCAGGAGCATCTTTTAGAGAAATCACCGTTGACTCCGGATGAAGAGCAAGAGTTGGACCGTCGTTTTTCCGAATTGGTCGTCGAGGCTGTGATTGCCAGTGATGCAGTGCCTGGTGCAACGGAGTTGATCCGTAAAGAAGCCAAACGTATTCCTTTATTTGTGGCTTCCGGTACACCGGAAGCGGAGCTCAATACAATTGTCATTCGCCGTGGCCTGGCCTCCTATTTCACCGCTGTGTGTGGCTCCCCCACGCCAAAACAGAAGCTGATTGCGGATATTTTATCGAGTCACGCGCTCTTGCCTGAGCGTGTGCTGATGATAGGCGACGCGTTGATCGACTATCAAAGCGCACAGCTTAACAATGTCGCATTCCTGGGACGCGTGCGCCCCGGGGATAAAAACCCTTTCCCTGCGCACGTGGACATATTGCCCGATCTGAGCCCGTTGCTCACCTGA
- a CDS encoding HIT family protein, with protein sequence MPVFNATMRKFGAPQTIIHQYQYWSVMLRPAQLTLGSLILAAHEPVRSFSALSQESFTELHEVISQLESALAKAFSYDRLNYLMLMMVDPDVHFHVIPRYAKTKYFNAMEFIDSGWPGAPDFNRTYEIDAETNRLIIDHTVSCWGKK encoded by the coding sequence ATGCCGGTCTTTAACGCAACCATGCGGAAGTTTGGCGCACCACAAACAATAATTCATCAGTATCAATACTGGAGCGTCATGTTGCGTCCAGCCCAGCTAACGCTTGGTTCCCTGATTCTAGCCGCTCATGAGCCAGTTCGCTCATTCTCGGCACTTAGCCAGGAAAGCTTTACTGAGCTTCACGAAGTAATATCACAACTAGAGTCTGCTTTGGCCAAGGCCTTCAGTTACGACCGGTTGAATTACCTGATGTTAATGATGGTTGATCCGGATGTGCACTTCCATGTCATCCCTCGTTATGCGAAAACAAAGTATTTCAATGCCATGGAATTTATCGACTCCGGTTGGCCAGGGGCTCCAGATTTCAACCGGACCTATGAGATCGATGCCGAAACCAATCGTCTCATTATCGATCATACCGTTTCCTGCTGGGGCAAAAAATAA
- a CDS encoding sugar-transfer associated ATP-grasp domain-containing protein, with amino-acid sequence MKIINSFSIDRITRDLSGAMWILARLPEDNSAATAIHRCFQREVWREIRPRDRLVACMALPFVPFVVAALVMVFTTLNGGAIKKRTGKGIIRQIREQVDLAARFAILSPWYYIFELHDDDKRKHAGEYLNRLETKAGLYLFLRDHNGGLSIPPERSTICIKDKARFMARCREFGIKTAPVLLSVEKGEVTAVDWNGPGLPEIDLFVKPLYGQGGKNATRWDYLGSGKYRRNDGEVATEDQVLEGLRKASWQNAFLVQPRLVNHHEIADLANGTLATVRVMSCRNEQGGFEVTNAVFRMARNSAVIVDNFHAGGIAANVDIHTGELGRGACGAWGATADGWYERHYETHAQILKRKLPCWPELIDLVQYAHGSAFSDQVVIGWDVALLDNGPCLIEANKAPDLDIIQRIGNGPVGNERLGKLLAFNLRRTVETKYARSEVC; translated from the coding sequence ATGAAGATTATCAATAGTTTCAGCATTGACAGGATTACCCGGGACTTGAGTGGCGCGATGTGGATTCTTGCGCGACTACCGGAGGATAACTCGGCGGCGACGGCTATCCACCGATGCTTCCAGCGTGAGGTCTGGCGTGAGATCAGGCCCCGCGATCGTCTGGTAGCGTGCATGGCTCTGCCGTTCGTCCCATTCGTGGTTGCTGCGCTGGTAATGGTGTTTACCACGCTCAACGGAGGCGCCATAAAGAAGCGGACAGGAAAGGGAATCATTCGGCAAATCCGGGAGCAGGTCGATCTTGCGGCCCGGTTTGCGATCCTGTCTCCCTGGTACTATATCTTCGAACTGCACGACGACGATAAGAGAAAGCATGCGGGTGAGTACCTGAATCGGCTTGAAACAAAAGCCGGGCTGTACCTTTTTTTGCGCGACCACAATGGTGGACTTTCAATCCCCCCGGAGCGGAGCACAATATGTATAAAAGATAAAGCACGTTTCATGGCCCGCTGCCGTGAGTTCGGAATCAAGACTGCACCCGTCCTCCTGAGCGTGGAGAAAGGAGAGGTCACGGCAGTCGATTGGAACGGACCAGGCCTGCCCGAGATCGATCTCTTCGTGAAGCCACTGTATGGACAAGGGGGGAAAAATGCCACGCGCTGGGATTACCTGGGTTCGGGGAAGTACCGGCGCAATGATGGTGAAGTCGCCACTGAGGATCAAGTACTTGAGGGTCTGCGGAAAGCCTCATGGCAGAATGCTTTTCTGGTGCAGCCGCGACTCGTGAATCACCATGAGATCGCCGACCTCGCCAATGGTACGCTGGCGACTGTTCGTGTGATGAGTTGTCGTAACGAGCAAGGCGGATTCGAAGTTACCAACGCAGTTTTCCGCATGGCGCGGAATAGTGCCGTCATTGTCGACAATTTCCACGCCGGCGGAATCGCAGCCAACGTGGATATCCACACCGGCGAACTAGGAAGAGGCGCCTGTGGGGCTTGGGGAGCGACTGCCGATGGCTGGTATGAGCGGCATTACGAAACGCACGCCCAGATACTGAAGCGCAAGCTCCCGTGCTGGCCTGAGCTGATCGACCTGGTGCAATATGCCCATGGCAGCGCCTTCTCCGATCAGGTGGTGATTGGTTGGGACGTCGCCCTGCTCGATAACGGTCCGTGCCTGATCGAGGCCAACAAAGCACCGGACCTGGACATTATCCAGCGGATCGGTAATGGCCCCGTAGGTAACGAACGGCTTGGGAAACTCCTGGCGTTCAACTTGAGGCGGACTGTCGAAACCAAGTATGCCCGTTCAGAAGTATGTTGA
- a CDS encoding O-antigen ligase family protein — protein sequence MLALGILWGDFPESGRLKWRRYFGFLVFLPFLSLLNKDRLPWAINGLLAGYFSVLLIGIYQRTIVGAQGIPPLDISYLTFSSMLGIGVILSLYLASVSTGKKIKSALWLLATFLFFMQLNQNGRGPLLATLLASVFLIYLRYKTEKKALLSIVASVTIMVVFFAYTDGNLHERLVQAQSDIELSKRGKYDNSLGYRLAVWDVGLHGIAQKPLFGHGTGVPESYFEKMVVTYKDGRYKDLPKFLETAHYHNDWIEIGMHIGALGILAFSFLLWSWYQTLKTYQLPILGAALVCFIFISGLTDTFALFSKIPTLLLVITAVAIGLQKENRDKVMKQ from the coding sequence GTGTTGGCGCTGGGAATTCTCTGGGGCGACTTTCCCGAATCCGGACGTTTGAAATGGAGAAGATATTTCGGATTTCTGGTCTTCCTGCCGTTTTTATCGCTTTTGAATAAGGATCGTCTGCCTTGGGCAATCAATGGTCTGCTTGCGGGTTATTTTAGTGTTTTACTTATCGGAATTTACCAACGGACCATTGTCGGGGCGCAAGGCATTCCACCCCTTGATATAAGCTATCTGACCTTCTCATCGATGCTTGGGATAGGGGTTATACTATCGCTATATCTTGCCAGCGTGAGCACCGGTAAAAAAATAAAGTCAGCATTATGGCTTCTGGCGACATTTCTATTTTTTATGCAGTTAAACCAGAATGGGCGGGGACCTCTTCTGGCCACCTTGCTTGCATCTGTATTTTTAATTTATCTGCGCTATAAAACAGAAAAAAAAGCCCTTCTGAGTATTGTCGCATCGGTAACCATTATGGTTGTGTTTTTCGCATACACTGATGGCAACCTGCATGAAAGGCTGGTTCAGGCCCAGTCCGATATCGAGTTGTCCAAGCGAGGAAAATACGATAACAGCTTGGGTTATCGCCTCGCCGTCTGGGATGTCGGACTGCATGGCATCGCTCAAAAGCCCTTGTTTGGCCATGGCACAGGCGTACCCGAGAGCTATTTCGAAAAAATGGTGGTCACATACAAAGATGGTCGGTACAAGGATTTGCCAAAATTCCTTGAAACCGCTCATTATCACAACGACTGGATTGAAATTGGAATGCATATCGGCGCACTTGGCATTCTGGCGTTCTCATTTCTTCTATGGAGTTGGTATCAAACCCTGAAAACATATCAGCTTCCCATCCTGGGAGCAGCTTTGGTATGCTTTATTTTTATATCGGGGCTGACGGATACTTTTGCTCTTTTTAGCAAAATTCCCACTTTGCTTCTGGTCATCACTGCTGTTGCAATTGGCCTGCAGAAAGAAAATCGTGATAAGGTAATGAAGCAATAG